A stretch of the Ananas comosus cultivar F153 linkage group 14, ASM154086v1, whole genome shotgun sequence genome encodes the following:
- the LOC109720543 gene encoding telomere repeat-binding protein 5, with the protein MLDCVPRSAKGKRSIRKKFEDNPMHRFDLLATVAGKLLTEEEDSSTLVNITGPPNLKDSKNVKNEQVDVSNLFESEDSVRISCDDSVLGPDHIFKKELHPTKEAASAPDFPILYPNKLGKESVLTSIKGDGDKEPLQITQDDVVKIGPDMYNAVDPMDMDVKPPPLVSSVPPHEKGVELVVDRESHKSFSGCKFPTIVTNNYHRPHHIGDHRIRKLLASKIRKQAPKRIYKEELSNTEIKSAFYSKKVCYARQRTRKTTMFKRRNLFEHCSVSPFGRQVCNQGTSKGPAKGTIKFEESDSLSASHGASVALSSMIVQNSSSSQDYHVKLNIKSFKVPELFIEVPETATVGSLKRTIMEAVTAVLGNGLHVSVLLQGKKVRDDNKTLRQAGISCGNKLDDLGFSLEPKSSQAPFQLTVRGDSERLARIQPTATPFRQPIVTFSSNCPESDHDSVHSPTNALSVNKTPSSSQMLVPVPSMDLLDLVPRRKLRQSELSQRRIRRPFSVAEVEALVEAVEKLGTGRWRDVKLRAFDKAKHRTYVDLKDKWKTLVHTASISPQQRRGEPVPQELLDRVLSAQAYWSQ; encoded by the exons ATGCTGGATTGTGTTCCTAGATCTGCTAAG GGCAAACGTTCTATTAGGAAAAAGTTTGAGGACAATCCAATGCATCGGTTTGATTTGCTCGCAACAGTGGCAGGAAAGTTGTTAACTGAGGAAGAGGATTCTTCTACTCTAGTTAATATAACTGGACCGCCTAATCTTAAGGATTCAAAGAATGTTAAGAATGAACAAGTCGATGTATCAAATCTATTTGAATCTGAAGATTCGGTTAGGATTAGCTGTGATGACAGTGTATTGGGTCCtgatcatatttttaaaaaagaattacacCCGACAAAAGAAGCTGCTTCAGCACCTGATTTTCCTattttatacccaaacaaatTGGGTAAGGAATCAGTACTTACTAGTATAAAAGGAGATGGAGATAAGGAACCACTTCAAATAACTCAAGATGATGTGGTTAAAATTGGTCCAGATATGTATAATGCGGTTGATCCAATGGATATGGACGTCAAGCCTCCTCCTTTAGTCAGTTCTGTTCCTCCACATGAAAAAGGAGTAGAACTTGTTGTAGATAGAGAATCTCATAAAAGCTTTTCTGGGTGCAAATTTCCTACCATAGTTACTAATAATTACCATAGGCCACATCACATTGGTGATCATAGGATAAGGAAGCTATTGGCATCAAAGATTCGCAAACAAGCTCCGAAAAGGATCTACAAAGAAGAGCTTTCTAACACTG AGATAAAATCTGCTTTCTACAGCAAAAAAGTGTGTTATGCACGCCAAAGAACACGTAAGACTACTATGTTTAAGAGGAGAAACCTATTTGAGCATTGTTCAGTTTCTCCATTTGGTCGACAAGTCTGTAATCAAGGTACATCTAAGGGACCTGCAAAGGGAACCATCAAGTTCGAAGAGAGTGATTCTCTTTCAGCTTCTCATGGGG CAAGTGTAGCTTTGTCATCCATGATAGTTCAAAATTCATCATCTTCTCAAGACTACCATG TTAAGCTAAACATCAAGTCTTTCAAGGTGCCAGAACTTTTTATAGAGGTTCCTGAAACAGCTACTGTTGGTTCATTGAAG AGGACTATAATGGAGGCCGTGACTGCTGTACTTGGAAATGGTCTTCATGTCAGTGTTCTACTTCAAGGAAAGAAAGTTAGAGATGACAACAAAACCCTCCGACAAGCTGGGATTTCTTGTGGTAATAAGCTTGACGACTTGGGCTTTTCTTTggagccaaaatcctcacaaGCTCCATTCCAACTCACAGTACGAGGAGATAGTGAACGATTAGCAAG GATTCAGCCTACTGCTACTCCCTTCCGTCAACCTATTGTTACTTTTTCTTCTAACTGCCCTGAGAGTGACCATGATTCTGTTCACTCTCCCACTAATGCATTATCTGTAAATAAAACTCCTTCAAGCTCTCAAATGCTAGTTCCCGTCCCCTCGATGGATTTATTGGATTTAGTTCCGCGACGTAAGTTGAGGCAATCTGAGCTTTCCCAGAGGAGGATCAGACGACCCTTTTCTGTTGCTGAAGTAGAAGCACTGGTCGAGGCAGTTGAGAAGCTGGGAACTGGGAG ATGGCGAGACGTTAAACTTCGGGCATTTGACAAAGCAAAGCACCGAACTTACGTTGATCTTAAG